The following is a genomic window from Lentimicrobiaceae bacterium.
ACTGTGCCTAAATTCTTGTTTACTGACGGTATTGAAATAACCTAACAGAAATAAAATTACAAACGTCGCCACGCCAAATGCTACCGAATCTGTGTTGAGTTTGTAGCCGGCTACAAGTATTGCAATAAGGAGTGCGGAGATAGCAACAATAACAACTGTTGCAGGAAGAACCTGCCAGTTGGGAGTTAATAAAACAAACAAAATTCCCATCAAAAAAGGAGTAAATAATTTTAAAATCGGGAAAAACCTTAAATCTTTCATACAATCAATTATTTAACTCCAAAGTTTGCTACGTAACAATAGCAACATTAGCAAACAGCACGACAATTCTACAGAAGTCGCCTACCAATAGCCTTAGAGCGAACTTTGTAACGCAAAAGCGTTAAATCATAAGAAAAGCAAAAATTAAATAGTTAAAATTTCCTTTTCTTTAACTTCAAACATTTTATCAACTTCTTCCGAGTATTTATCGGTAAGAGTTTGAATGTCTTTTTCAAGAACTTTTACGCTATCTTCTGGCAGTCCGTCTTTTTCTAATTTTTTCAAAGCATCAATGCTGTTGCGTCTTATTGCTCTTATAGTAACTTTTGCATTTTCAACATCGGTTTTGGCTGTTTTAACCAAATCCTTTCTTCTTTCTTCTGTTAAAGCCGGAACTAAAATCCTTAGGATTTCGCCGTTGTTTTGCGGATTAAAACCCAAATTTGCGTCCATAATCACTTTTTGTAAGGGCTCTAACATGTTTTTTTCCCAGGGCTGAACAATAATTTGTTGAGCATCGGGAGTGTTTATGCTTGCAACTTGCTCAATGGGCGTGAGCGTGCCGTAATAATCGACTTTAAGACCGTCGAGCATATGTGGTGTAGCCTTTCCTGTACGGTATTTCTGAAATTCTTTTTCCAAAAAAACCAAAGCATTTTTCATGCTTTCTTCGGCTGTTTCAATTACGATTTTCGTTTCTTCTGTCATGGTTATTAGTTTTATATTTGTTTGTATTAACGTTTCCTTTTATTTAATATGCAAATGTAAGGTTTTTTTTAAGAAGATGGTGTTTTCATTAAAAAAATGGCTGTTGGCTCTTAGCTCTTAGCTATTGGCTAAGTACAGTTAATTGCTCATTGCTCATTGCCACGTAACTCGCAACCCGCAACTCGCAACCACTCACCACCCATCACCCACCACTCATCACCATTCACTAATTAATTATCGTTCCACACTTTTCTCCTGTAATAATTTTCTGAATATTTCCTTCTTTGTGAATATTAAAAACCACGATAGGCATATTGTTTTCTCTGCACAGGGTAAAAGCAGTCATATCCATTATTTTCAGTTCTTTATCAATAACTTCGTCGAAAGTTAAGGTTTCAAAAGGTGTTGCATTTGGAACTTTTTCGGGGTCGGCGCTATAAACTGCATCAACACGAGTTCCTTTAAGAAGTATATCGGCTTTCATTTCAATAGCTCGTAGAGCTGCCGCCGAGTCGGTTGTAAAAAACGGGTTGCCTGTTCCGCCTGCAATTATGCAGACTTTGTTTTGTTTCAATATTTTTTCTACAACAATATGATTGGTTTTGCGGCATATCCCTTCAATTTCTAAAGCACAAACAAGTTCGGCATCAACTC
Proteins encoded in this region:
- the frr gene encoding ribosome recycling factor → MTEETKIVIETAEESMKNALVFLEKEFQKYRTGKATPHMLDGLKVDYYGTLTPIEQVASINTPDAQQIIVQPWEKNMLEPLQKVIMDANLGFNPQNNGEILRILVPALTEERRKDLVKTAKTDVENAKVTIRAIRRNSIDALKKLEKDGLPEDSVKVLEKDIQTLTDKYSEEVDKMFEVKEKEILTI
- the pyrH gene encoding UMP kinase, whose protein sequence is MIKYKRILIKLSGESLADTNGYGFSSEMLMHYANEIKNAHEQGVEIAVVLGGGNIFRGIKSKNINIDKTDGDYMGMLATVINSKALQSVLKNVGVDAELVCALEIEGICRKTNHIVVEKILKQNKVCIIAGGTGNPFFTTDSAAALRAIEMKADILLKGTRVDAVYSADPEKVPNATPFETLTFDEVIDKELKIMDMTAFTLCRENNMPIVVFNIHKEGNIQKIITGEKCGTIIN